In Ktedonobacteraceae bacterium, one genomic interval encodes:
- a CDS encoding bifunctional 5,10-methylenetetrahydrofolate dehydrogenase/5,10-methenyltetrahydrofolate cyclohydrolase: protein MTAQIIDGRAMGAEIKDELRADIHRYVEVRGRPPGLVIVRVGGDAASGVYSRAILRLADQVGLHATLEQLPESISSEELRSTLLELDKDESTQGIIVQMPLPEHLSQHMVADTVISTKDIDGISPRSAGNLFLGLPSFLPATAASVMEILERTRTPLNGKRAVIISRSNVVGKPLAMMLLQKNATVTVCHSRTTNLSWYTRQADVLVAAAGHANMITGDMVRPGAVVIDVGINELPQGGIVGDVDFTSVREVAGALTPTPGGVGPLTNILLLKQCVKAAWQQARQEPGDM, encoded by the coding sequence GTGACGGCGCAAATTATAGATGGGCGAGCGATGGGGGCGGAGATCAAAGACGAGCTAAGGGCGGATATTCACCGCTATGTTGAGGTACGAGGACGGCCACCAGGATTGGTCATTGTGCGGGTAGGAGGTGATGCGGCATCAGGAGTCTATAGCAGGGCCATCCTTCGCCTCGCCGACCAGGTTGGATTGCACGCGACGCTCGAACAACTACCTGAATCCATATCGTCTGAAGAGTTGCGGTCAACGCTGCTTGAACTCGATAAGGATGAAAGCACACAGGGCATTATTGTTCAAATGCCCTTACCTGAACATCTTTCGCAGCATATGGTCGCCGATACGGTGATTTCCACTAAGGATATTGACGGCATCAGCCCGCGTAGCGCGGGAAACCTGTTTCTTGGTCTGCCCAGTTTTCTCCCTGCCACTGCCGCATCCGTTATGGAGATTCTTGAACGCACCAGGACTCCGCTCAATGGCAAACGCGCCGTCATCATTTCTCGCAGCAACGTGGTCGGCAAACCGCTGGCGATGATGCTCTTACAAAAAAATGCTACGGTGACCGTCTGTCACTCGCGCACTACCAATCTCTCATGGTACACCCGGCAGGCTGATGTGCTGGTCGCAGCCGCCGGTCACGCCAATATGATTACCGGTGACATGGTTCGTCCTGGGGCCGTCGTTATCGATGTCGGGATTAATGAACTGCCTCAAGGTGGCATTGTGGGCGATGTCGATTTTACCTCTGTCCGTGAAGTAGCCGGGGCGCTGACCCCAACTCCCGGCGGCGTCGGCCCATTGACCAATATACTCTTGCTCAAGCAATGCGTAAAGGCCGCCTGGCAGCAAGCCCGTCAAGAGCCAGGTGACATGTAG
- a CDS encoding Hsp20/alpha crystallin family protein, producing the protein MQEEGKIQQIPIKMYRTPDRLMVAAPMPGMEPEDILVEITQNGVLVLHGALRGLLKDVKELLIDEWSVGDYHREIKLPNTVDGEHANVTYGNGVLVVAMPLSDTIYPGRLTLQTVGPAHGEHIGNIGHGLD; encoded by the coding sequence ATGCAAGAAGAGGGGAAAATCCAACAGATTCCGATAAAAATGTACCGCACTCCCGATCGTTTAATGGTTGCCGCGCCGATGCCCGGTATGGAACCGGAGGATATTCTGGTCGAAATCACGCAGAACGGCGTGTTGGTTTTGCATGGAGCGCTGCGAGGGCTACTTAAGGATGTGAAAGAATTGCTCATCGATGAATGGAGCGTTGGCGACTATCACCGCGAGATCAAGCTGCCCAATACCGTCGATGGAGAACATGCCAACGTGACTTACGGCAATGGCGTACTGGTTGTGGCAATGCCACTCAGTGACACAATATACCCCGGGCGCCTGACCTTGCAGACTGTCGGTCCGGCCCACGGAGAACATATAGGCAATATAGGGCATGGCTTAGACTGA
- a CDS encoding RpiB/LacA/LacB family sugar-phosphate isomerase — MKIAIGSDERTHLTDMLIEELQKRGHDLILFGPLAADDPDADWPQTSSKAAKAVAQGVADEGIVCCWTGTGASIAANKVPGIRAALCHDAETARGARIWNHANVLALSLRATSEPMAKEILDAWFATPYSEDEWNRQQIERISQLEARHE; from the coding sequence ATGAAAATTGCGATTGGCAGCGATGAACGCACCCATCTGACCGACATGCTGATCGAAGAGCTACAGAAACGCGGGCATGACCTGATCCTCTTTGGCCCGCTCGCAGCGGATGATCCCGACGCAGACTGGCCCCAGACAAGCAGTAAAGCGGCGAAGGCAGTAGCCCAGGGGGTGGCAGACGAGGGTATCGTTTGCTGTTGGACGGGCACCGGAGCTTCGATTGCTGCCAACAAAGTGCCAGGCATTCGTGCCGCTCTCTGCCACGACGCCGAAACCGCTCGCGGCGCGCGCATCTGGAATCATGCCAATGTACTTGCGCTTAGCCTTCGGGCTACATCGGAACCCATGGCTAAAGAGATACTGGATGCCTGGTTCGCCACTCCCTATTCCGAGGATGAGTGGAACAGGCAGCAGATTGAGCGAATCAGCCAGCTAGAGGCGCGTCATGAGTAA
- a CDS encoding adenylate kinase encodes MMDILLIGAPGAGKGTQAEKLSQLFSLRHIASGDLFQKAFEEQTELGLKARSYVDLGELVPDEITIPMVMRHIEEPESSQGVVLDGFPRTLAQAQKLDEELARLNRQIDLAIHLKVSREELLQRLAGRLFCKANQHVYHTKFRPPAVADRCDLDGSKLYQRADDAGEAMRRRLVIYFNETVQLLDYYSRKNKLREVDGDQSIDLVNQSLKDIINNYMEENAKA; translated from the coding sequence ATGATGGATATCCTGCTGATTGGAGCACCAGGAGCCGGCAAAGGGACACAGGCGGAGAAGCTTTCTCAACTCTTCTCGCTTCGCCATATCGCCAGCGGAGACCTGTTCCAGAAAGCTTTTGAAGAGCAAACGGAACTGGGGTTAAAAGCGCGTAGCTATGTTGATCTGGGCGAACTCGTCCCCGATGAAATCACTATTCCCATGGTGATGCGTCACATCGAGGAACCGGAGAGTTCGCAAGGTGTGGTGTTGGATGGCTTCCCGCGCACACTGGCCCAGGCGCAGAAGTTGGATGAAGAACTGGCGCGTCTCAACCGGCAGATCGACCTGGCCATCCATCTCAAGGTTTCTCGCGAGGAGCTACTCCAACGACTTGCCGGCAGGCTCTTCTGCAAGGCAAATCAGCACGTGTACCACACTAAATTTCGCCCCCCGGCAGTGGCAGACAGGTGTGATCTGGATGGAAGCAAGCTCTATCAGCGCGCTGACGATGCCGGAGAAGCCATGCGCAGGCGCCTCGTCATCTACTTCAACGAAACCGTCCAGTTGCTTGACTACTATAGTCGGAAGAATAAGCTGCGAGAGGTGGACGGTGATCAGTCCATCGATCTTGTGAATCAGTCGCTCAAAGACATCATCAATAACTATATGGAGGAGAACGCGAAGGCGTAA
- the bcp gene encoding thioredoxin-dependent thiol peroxidase produces the protein MSNSEVQEQQAAPDFILPAVGNSDVVKNGQVHLQELRGHPVVLYFYPKDDTPGCTKEACSFRDANREMQKRGVIVLGVSTDDVRSHQKFAGKYDLPFPLLSDTDTAVSKLYGVYGEKNMYGRKYMGVNRATFLIDKDGIVRKIWPKVNPDGHAGEVLEAVDALKL, from the coding sequence ATGAGTAATTCAGAGGTTCAGGAGCAGCAGGCTGCTCCTGATTTTATACTTCCCGCAGTTGGGAATTCGGATGTTGTAAAAAATGGCCAGGTACACCTGCAGGAACTGAGAGGACATCCGGTTGTTCTTTACTTTTATCCAAAAGATGACACCCCGGGTTGTACAAAGGAAGCGTGTTCGTTTCGCGATGCCAATCGTGAGATGCAAAAACGCGGCGTCATTGTTCTGGGTGTCAGTACCGATGACGTGCGTTCGCATCAGAAATTTGCCGGTAAATACGATTTGCCTTTTCCATTGCTCTCCGATACGGATACTGCTGTCTCGAAGCTCTACGGCGTTTATGGCGAAAAGAACATGTACGGTAGAAAGTACATGGGCGTTAACCGTGCCACTTTCTTGATCGATAAAGATGGCATTGTGCGCAAAATCTGGCCAAAGGTCAACCCGGATGGGCATGCTGGTGAAGTACTCGAAGCCGTCGATGCGCTGAAACTATGA
- a CDS encoding acyl-CoA thioesterase has product MNPFEKLANRQQAFPEVDVTQGRSIAYSRSTTRRLMELIDANAHGNVHGGVIMRMVDEAAAIVAIKHSQNPTVVTARVEAFDFLAPAYIGNVVSINCEMNYVGRTSMEVGVEVMAEDLITGDVRHIASSYVIYVALDANRKPTPVPPLVPANDTEKAIIERARKRRMQRQKITEELKQIDEQS; this is encoded by the coding sequence ATGAATCCATTCGAGAAACTGGCAAACAGGCAGCAGGCTTTTCCTGAAGTCGATGTGACGCAGGGGAGGAGTATCGCGTACTCGCGAAGTACCACGCGCCGGCTTATGGAGCTGATCGACGCGAATGCGCATGGTAATGTGCATGGAGGTGTGATTATGCGCATGGTTGACGAGGCGGCAGCTATTGTAGCGATCAAACACAGTCAGAATCCCACTGTGGTCACAGCACGAGTAGAGGCGTTCGATTTTCTGGCTCCCGCCTACATCGGCAACGTTGTTTCTATCAACTGCGAAATGAACTATGTCGGACGCACCAGCATGGAAGTGGGCGTAGAAGTGATGGCCGAAGACTTAATCACGGGGGATGTTCGCCATATTGCCAGCAGCTACGTCATTTATGTAGCTCTGGACGCCAATCGCAAACCAACGCCTGTACCTCCGCTTGTGCCTGCCAATGATACAGAAAAGGCGATCATAGAACGAGCCCGCAAGCGTCGTATGCAAAGGCAGAAGATCACGGAGGAATTAAAGCAGATAGATGAACAGAGTTGA